A stretch of the Takifugu flavidus isolate HTHZ2018 chromosome 1, ASM371156v2, whole genome shotgun sequence genome encodes the following:
- the hhex gene encoding hematopoietically-expressed homeobox protein hhex isoform X1, translated as MSVPLYAPTPIQPAHPTPFYIENILGRTSAATSSTFSCSSTVCSTPIIPTPTIPSPAFSFTSLISPYRTTIYEPSPIHHAAAALTAATYASAGTLTGSIYPFQHQHHRSMGEYAQTLLRHGPIGKPLLWSPYIQRPLHKRKGGQVRFSNDQTIELEKMFETQKYLSPPERKRLAKVLQLSERQVKTWFQNRRAKWRRLKQENPQSGQREVDDESTKRNNKSGDMREISGIQTVEYKGTVRNLELEPSSGCAVSSAASHQVNATLDSDGLDDTDLDLDIANDT; from the exons ATGAGCGTCCCACTTTACGCACCTACTCCAATCCAGCCGGCTCATCCGACACCCTTCTACATAGAAAACATTCTCGGAAGGACATCAGCCGCCACCTCTTCTACCTTTTCATGTTCTTCCACCGTCTGCTCCACTCCGATCATCCCCACGCCGACTATTCCATCGCCAGCTTTTTCATTCACGAGTCTTATTTCCCCTTACCGGACAACGATTTATGAGCCCTCACCGATTCACCACGCTGCCGCTGCACTCACGGCGGCAACGTACGCCTCTGCCGGGACTTTGACCGGATCCATCTACCCgttccagcaccagcaccaccgctCCATGGGGGAGTACGCGCAGACGTTGCTAAGGCACGGCCCTATTG GGAAGCCGCTGCTGTGGTCCCCATACATCCAGCGACCACTACACAAACGAAAGGGTGGTCAAGTCCGCTTCTCCAATGATCAGACCATTGAGTTGGAGAAGATGTTCGAGACCCAAAAATACCTGTCACCTCCGGAGAGGAAGCGTCTGGCTAAGGTGCTTCAGCTgagtgagagacag GTAAAAACATGGTTCCAAAACCGTCGAGCCAAATGGCGTAGACTAAAACAG GAAAATCCTCAGAGTGGTCAACGAGAAGTGGACGACGAAAGCACCAAGAGAAATAATAAATCCGGTGATATGAGGGAGATCTCTGGGATTCAGACTGTGGAGTACAAGGGCACCGTGCGGAACCTCGAGCTGGAACCGTCGAGCGGTTGCGCTGTCAGCTCCGCAGCCTCGCACCAAGTGAACGCTACTTTGGACTCTGATGGGCTAGACGACACAGATCTTGACTTGGACATAGCGAACGACACATAG
- the hhex gene encoding hematopoietically-expressed homeobox protein hhex isoform X2 has protein sequence MSVPLYAPTPIQPAHPTPFYIENILGRTSAATSSTFSCSSTVCSTPIIPTPTIPSPAFSFTSLISPYRTTIYEPSPIHHAAAALTAATYASAGTLTGSIYPFQHQHHRSMGEYAQTLLRHGPIGKPLLWSPYIQRPLHKRKGGQVRFSNDQTIELEKMFETQKYLSPPERKRLAKVLQLSERQENPQSGQREVDDESTKRNNKSGDMREISGIQTVEYKGTVRNLELEPSSGCAVSSAASHQVNATLDSDGLDDTDLDLDIANDT, from the exons ATGAGCGTCCCACTTTACGCACCTACTCCAATCCAGCCGGCTCATCCGACACCCTTCTACATAGAAAACATTCTCGGAAGGACATCAGCCGCCACCTCTTCTACCTTTTCATGTTCTTCCACCGTCTGCTCCACTCCGATCATCCCCACGCCGACTATTCCATCGCCAGCTTTTTCATTCACGAGTCTTATTTCCCCTTACCGGACAACGATTTATGAGCCCTCACCGATTCACCACGCTGCCGCTGCACTCACGGCGGCAACGTACGCCTCTGCCGGGACTTTGACCGGATCCATCTACCCgttccagcaccagcaccaccgctCCATGGGGGAGTACGCGCAGACGTTGCTAAGGCACGGCCCTATTG GGAAGCCGCTGCTGTGGTCCCCATACATCCAGCGACCACTACACAAACGAAAGGGTGGTCAAGTCCGCTTCTCCAATGATCAGACCATTGAGTTGGAGAAGATGTTCGAGACCCAAAAATACCTGTCACCTCCGGAGAGGAAGCGTCTGGCTAAGGTGCTTCAGCTgagtgagagacag GAAAATCCTCAGAGTGGTCAACGAGAAGTGGACGACGAAAGCACCAAGAGAAATAATAAATCCGGTGATATGAGGGAGATCTCTGGGATTCAGACTGTGGAGTACAAGGGCACCGTGCGGAACCTCGAGCTGGAACCGTCGAGCGGTTGCGCTGTCAGCTCCGCAGCCTCGCACCAAGTGAACGCTACTTTGGACTCTGATGGGCTAGACGACACAGATCTTGACTTGGACATAGCGAACGACACATAG
- the trub1 gene encoding probable tRNA pseudouridine synthase 1: MANVSSTSGTSSLSKLQSLNGLFAIYKKPGPTSADVLNSLKTALLNEAGVQNLNPRKRKKQEIKMGHGGTLDSAASGVLVVGVGYGTKMLSTMLKGSKMPYEHITRFDFEEKMKGFTGDIMQVPPLYSALKTHGQRLSVLLKKGHKVEAKPARPVTVYNLDLKEFKPPHFTLDVECGGGFYVRSLVDDLGKALSSCAHVKELIRTKQDRFTLEHHALHEEHWTFEHIMRSLQPC; encoded by the exons ATGGCAAACGTTAGTTCCACTTCGGGAACTAGTTCTCTCTCTAAGCTACAATCTTTGAATGGACTGTTTGCGATATATAAAAAACCAGGACCGACGTCTGCCGATGTGTTAAACAGTCTCAAAACAGCATTGCTAAATG AAGCTGGTGTTCAAAACTTAAATCCgcgaaaaagaaagaaacaagagATCAAGATGGGTCACGGGGGGACGCTGGACAGCGCTGCCAGTGGGGTGCTCG TTGTCGGTGTCGGGTATGGTACTAAAATGCTCTCAACAATGTTAAAGGGTTCAAAG atgccgtATG AACACATAACTAGGTTCGACtttgaggagaaaatgaaaggttTCACAGGTGACATCATGCAGGTTCCTCCACT ATACTCTGCTCTAAAGACACATGGCCagcgtctgtctgtccttctaAAGAAAGGTCACAAGGTAGAAGCCAAGCCAGCTCGCCCCGTCACTGTCTACAATTTAGATCTAAAGGAGTTCAAACCTCCACACTTCACACTTG ATGTTGAGTGTGGTGGAGGATTTTATGTCAGAAGCTTGGTAGATGACCTGGGAAAAG CTCTTTCATCATGCGCTCATGTAAAGGAACTGATCCGGACCAAACAAGATCGCTTTACTCTGGAACACCATGCCTTGCATGAGGAGCACTGGACCTTTGAACATATAATGCGTTCTCTGCAGCCATGCTGA